From Phalacrocorax carbo chromosome 25, bPhaCar2.1, whole genome shotgun sequence:
GGGgaagtaataattttctgacAAGCTCACGTCAAATGCGGACCATCCCGGCCAATGGGACGGGCTGTGTCCTggcttcctgcactgctgccttttcatttcctggctTACGCCACGTGCTTTCCCAGATGAAGGCTTCTGTaagtgctgggaggagaggcctGAGGATTTCCAGGATGGAAACACGTCAGCGCAGGCAGAAGACTCAGATCAAGTGCTGGCGGCCTGCCGTGCAGGCAGGTGATGATGTGCACCTGGGTCATACCTGTGGGCTTGTTTGTGGCAAAGTTTGCAGGAAATGGGCATCGCTCTCATGCTTCTTGTCCGGGTGCACAAAGGCTCCCATGTGAGAGGTCATGTCACATCTAGCCCCCAGCATCTGCTCAGCAGAGTCCACAGTTGCGGATGTGGACTTGGTGATTGACGGTCGGACTTGGTGATCTTTtggggtctcttccaaccttgACAAGTCTATGTTTTCCTGGCTTGCGTTACGTGACCATACATATTTTGGCGTGCTCCCATGGAGGCACGCACGAGCACACGTCGGTCAGCCTGTACTTGTGTGAGCCTCATCATGGGGACGTGCGCAGGTCACAGCAGGGGGACTGTCCCGTGGTGCGTCCAGGAGAACTGCAGAGTAGCACGTTGCCCTTGCCAGAAGGAGCCCATCTGCAGCTGAACGGTGGTGCCTTTGGCCTGGCAGAGAGCTGCTCAGAGAACCAAAATGCACTCCCTTATGCCCTCTCGCATCCTCCCTTTCTTGCTTTACGTACggggagaaagagcaagaaagccTGCCCGCCTATGCAGGCCGTTATCCTGGCATTGTATCCCCTGACGGGGCAGTGTTGCTGGTGACTGGGCGGGACAGAGGCTCCTCATGTCCACGCCAATGCCACCACTCAGCCTGGTGCTGAGTGAGGCAGGGCCTACGACCTCGCACCGAGTGGGTACTGGAGTGAAGGGACCAGGGTCCAGAtgatgctctgctgtgagacGTGGGACTGACTTTCTGGGTGGCACAGGGAGAGTCAGGCAGCTGAGGACGCCTTTGGTGTTGAAGCACCAGGAGTCCCATGCTCCCCACAGAAACCTGAATCTGAGGGCACAGCACCTGTGTCTAGGAAGGCAGGGACATGTGCTTCAGGGCCCAACTGCAgaaactctgctgctgtttcatgagGGAGGTCAGGCAAGTTCCCTCTTTGTGACAGAGGCTGCAGGTACCTTGTAAGGGACCTAAGTGCGTCCTCCACCCTAGTCTGCCTTGTCTTTGCTCCAGCTTAGAGGcagtgtaaccgagggccgcCCTTCTCCCTTTGTTGACCTTGCTGAGATCATGTCcaggtggtgctgctgggaggcttCAGCCAGGCCTGACTGCCCTTCCCATGGGAGCCGCTTTCAAACTCAAGTTCAAGGACATTAGATAGCTGTCATATTAGAGCACTTATTCAAACTCTTTAAGCGTGAGGAATAATACCATTTCTCTTAAGCGTATTCAGCATTCCATCCGTGCCTTACTGAAGCCTGGACTGGTTCCTCTCTCTTGGAATTCGTATCCCTCTAACTGTGCCTCATACTCTCTTGGACCCACTGCAGCCTGTTTCTGTGGCAAGGCTTTGGGAGGTGGGAGAGAAGGGTGCAGGGGTGCCCCCTGTGAGAAGAATCCAGTGGCTACCgccatgtctgacagagccagttccaCCCGGCTCCAACACGGACTATCTGCTGCACAGCGCTGAGCCCGTTAGCAATGCTGGCTAACACATCTTagagaaagggcaaaagcctacacAGGAAATGAGGAATGGAGAGAGTAAACCATTTGAGAAACAGTCCCGCAAACACCAAGgccagaggaaagggaggaggaggaggaggaggaggtgcttcaggcaaTGGTGTAGAGATTGCTGGGCAACCTGTGGGAGAGACCACGGTGGAGCAGACATCCACATGGAGGATCCCGCGCTGGACCAGGAGCCCATGGAGGATCCCACGCTGGACCAGGTGGATATCCCCTGCTGGAAGTGTGGCCTGTGCAGAGCCCACGCtgaagcaggctcctggcaccAACTGCGGGCCCTGGAGGACCCCCATGCCGGGGCAGTCTTATCCGGAAGGGCTGCAGGCCGTGGACTGGACCTATGATGGAGCTGGTCTTGAAAGACTGCAGCctatgggaaggactcatgctggagcagagaaaaatgtgaggAGAAAAGAGTGGCAGGAAGGAACTGTTGTGTCCTGCCACAACGCTCCCCCATTCCACAGTACAGTGTGCGGCTTGCgggtggaggagatggagagCCATGAACGAAGGAGGGAAGTCGAGGCTGTGAAAAAGAGGTGGGCATGGAGGTGTTTTAGAGGGTTTTGgtctgtttctcaccatcctgcTCTATTTGTAATTGGCACTATGTTAAATGAATCTTCCCCAAGTCGAGCCTGCTTTAAGGGTGGCAGCATTTGGTAAGTAATCCCCCTGTCTTTACCTTGACCCACAACCTTACTTTCACCTGACTTTCTCCTTACTATCTCCTTCTGCCCTGTGGAGGAGGGAGCGTGAGAGATCAGCCGGGTGTGTTTGGAAGCCAGCCAAGGTCTCCCTGGTTCTGCAACAACTATGGTAATTAGAAGTGCCATGTGTGCTTTTTACATtgccatgcttttctttttttcctgcttcctatCTATGCCATCAGGAGCAGTCTCTTCCCCCCACTGTTGTTCCCTTCAGAGGACGGTGGGCAGTGATGTCAGGTGGCCTTTGTGCTTGTGTACCTGGGAACCAGTGGCAGGTTTAGAGCCAtgggcagagcacagctcaCCAAACCTCCTGCCGTAGCCTCAAATGTACAAGGAGTCCCCACGGTCTGCGCGGGAGGAAAGCCGTGAATGGGAGCTACTCTCTTGAtgacctgctgtgctggttttggctgagaaggggttaattctcctccggggtggggtggggggtgggggggtgggggtgtcgaCAACCTtgccagcttcccgcgctctgccgcgtcggcgggaggctgggaggggcaaggccacggccggggcggctgaccccgactggccaatggcatgttcgttccataccatgtgacaccatgaccagtatagcAAGGGGGGGCAATCTGCGGCTCAGAGGAGGCGTGGCtttgggtcggcgggcggtgagcgctTGCGTCGCTTGTGGTCtgtttcggcggttcattcccctcccctctcccttcccctcccccccaccccgcgtttcgcgcctctcgttgttctctttacgttgcatttttgttgttgtttcttttaattttaattatttcactgttcttatcccaacccacgagcgttacccttctgattctctcccccatctaccggtgggggagtgagcgagcgactgtgtggggctgagctgccggctaaaccacgacacctgctctcttcagctctttctgaCTCTGCTAGGAAGAGTCCTGCATGACAACTggtgacagagaagaaacaccCACTCCCTTGGCTGCCTCAGACCCCCTCcaccttgcatttctttccccaaCCATCCAGCCCCTCACTGGCTCTCTTTCCCAGCCCGTTCCCTCTCAACGTCTCCCAGGCAGGTCAGTGCAGATGATCTCGGCTGTCTTTGTAGGCCCAAATTTCTGAGGTTCAAGCACCAAAGGCTGTTCTCCACGAGCGGTAGGCTTCAGGGGAGGAGGGACCTAGGAGAAGGGGCCCAGTACAGTTCTCTTCTCttggcagcctggcaggaggccCTTCTGTGCAAGGCTGAGCTGTGGGCAAAGGCCCTCAGCACTCCCGTGGCAGCCCTATTTCCCCTACGCGCCCAGAGATCTGCACCCAAAGATCCTCTttctgagaggggctggggttGGTGGCctgagggaaaagagaaggtggTGAGAGAGCTTCTGCCATGGAACTGTTCTTCCCTCGCGCGCCAGGATGGGATTGTACTTGCcgtgagctgcagagagagagccTGGGCTCTTCTGGTCGGTGCTCTCTCTACAGTACCATGGGAGGAAGGGTCAGTCGCTCACCTGTGTCTTCTTTTAGGCCCATGCAAGAAACCCTTTTTGTCCTGGAGGTGCTCGTTCTGATGGGAGGTGGGGATGTGCAGTGCGCCAGGCACCTCAGCCTTGCAAATCTGTGCAACCACCCGCTGGGCCGCACGGGGCACTGCATGgtgtggcagaggaagaggggatCTGCCCTAGCTATCGTTGCCCTTGGATGTTCTCACTGATTATTCACCCGATTAACACCTGGCTCAGACGCTGGTGCCGTTGGTGgaagtttggggattttttgatCGTGGGAAGGTTCGTACAGAAAGCagccttccagctcttcaaggagttagtcagcaggaccccctgggaagaggtcctcagggacaagggaacagaagtgcCGGCAGACCTTGGAAGGTGCATTCCATAGAGCACAGGAGCTCTCAGTtgccaggtgtaagaaatccggcaaggaagggaagagagcagtACGGCTGAGCTGAGatatgctggtcaaactaatgAGCAAGAGGGAACCGCGCAAGCAGTGGAAGCAGTGGAAGCGGGGACAGgtaagggatgcaaagaataactaaagggcttctacaggtacgacagccagaaaaagaaggctAAAGAAAGTGCACCCGCCCTGCTGAACAAGAATGGTTGCCTAGTATCAAGAGACGAGGAGAgagctgaggtactcaacaactttctTGCCTCAGTCTTGGCTGGTAGCCTCTCTCCTCAACCCTCTCAAGCCAATGGACCGCAGGATGGAGACGAGGGGGCTAAAGCCCCTCCCACCACCTGAGGAACCGGAACACCCACAAGCCTATGGGACCtgacgagatgcatcccagagtcctgagggaattggctggtggagctgccaagacactctccatgGTCTCGAAAGgccatggcagtcaggtgaagtccctggggagtggaagaagggaaagagtgTGTCCATCTTggaaaagggtagaaaggagaacCTGGGGAGCTACCGTCCTGTGAGCCTCACCTCTGAATGGGAAGGGGGGTTGCGGACTCTGCGTTACACAtagtctctgccactccttcctcttcacgCTGCTCCCCTGCTCCACGGTGGGGTCCCACCCACGGGAGAAGGTCCTTCACAAAAttctccaacgtgggtccttccACCGGGCTGCATTTCTTCACGGGCTGCTCCaccgtgggtcccccacggggtcacagctcctgccagaggacctgctccagcgtgggcttctcTCCGCAGGAGGGCAGTTCCTGCCAGGAACCTCTTCCAGTGCAAGCTCTTTACGGGGTCACAGTGTCCTTCACGgtacatccacctgctccgggGTGAGGTCCTCCGTGGTCAGCCCACGACctgagggcaggaagggcaTGAGTGGAACCTCACACGGTTCGTGGGGCGCTGTGTGCCCGAGATGTTATTGTGCGCCAAGCGGTGCCTCCAGGagttccttttctgctcccaggagaCCACGGATGGATGCCAGGATTTAGAGCATTGCCTGCGGCTGAAGGCCAAGGTCCAAAAGGAACTTTCAAAGTATAACTGAAAAGCATAACTAGATGTTAGCATTAACAGTCATTTGCGCCACAAGGCATTTGCGCAGGGAAGGTGGACAGCTGAAACAAGCCATGAGGGCCTTGTGGGGGTGTTGGCTTCGCAGGGAGTGTGGCCGATACTAATCCTGACTTGTGCATTACCTCAGGCCTGCCTatctggagagcagctgggcCCTGCCAGGTGCTGAAGGGCTATAGGAGGTCGCTATCTCACCTGCCTGTGCCCATGTGTACCGGCCACGGGCTCTAGATGGCGTAATGcagtggaggggaaggtggagaggaggctgtgggctgTCCTTGTGCATTCTTGTCTTCCCATTCCCCACTCCTGCCGCCCTTTGGAGCCATGCTCTCGCTGATAGCCATTGGCTGTGGAGTAGCCAGGGTTGTCTTTGTTAGCTCCAGGGGAAAGGGCACAAACCAAAATCTACTGCGGTGAGTCCCACCCTCCCCTTGCTCCACCTCTTCCCTGAGCAGACTGGAAGAGCTGCcgcagaaggaaggaggactCGCAGGCCCAAGCTTGGATGCAGCACAACTTTAATGAgtccaaagaagaaaaggaggtggttcacagagagcagcaggggcagccacTAAGATGCGGTGGAGCTCCTGCAGGGTGTCCATCTGCCCgccctgcagagggagggaggccaaCAGGTCCCCGCTAGGCTGGTGTGGGGAGGCGGTGAcaggaaaggtaaagaagagagagaagggattagaagagcaaaacagtGGCCCGAGGAGGTGAATACAGTGCCCTGAAGCTCTGTCTCCTGTCCAGCAGCACCATGTTCTGAGGTCTTGGAAGTTCTTGGCCAAAGTTGTTGCCAGCCGCTTTAGCAGGGTCGACATCTGCTGCCACAGTAGCGGTTCGTAATGCAGGAGAGGTCAAAGCCCCCGGAGTTGATGGGCACTCCATCACAGCTCAGGATGCTGCCAACAGCAGCGGAGGTGGAGGAGCCCACAACggtgctctgtgggaaggagctgaggatggggccgggcagggtcaccaccacggggGAGGGCTGGATGACGACGGTGGAgttctggcactgcctgacacagggctcattgcagctgttggccagcggggtcgggccgcagggcgagcagggctggcactggTCGTAGCAGGACATGTCTCTGGTCCAACGGTGCACCTGGGAGAGagggcagggaagaagcagagcacagggataCATGAGGGGCAGCACTGCACCCAACCACAGTGGAGCCAAGGCACCTCCTGGCCCAGCACGCGCTGCCCAGCCCAAAGGCCACGAGCCACCTCAACTAagtcccagcccctctctctggaagacctcctctccccttccctctcccatgaGAATCagttcccagccctgggctaGGACAGCCCATATCGGCTGAGGCACCCATCGAGGAAAGACCTGatcctgaaggaggaggaggaggagacgaGGCTTCACTCTCACCTGATTCCCAAGGAGAAGGAGGCGAGAGAAGTGGATGAGAGGGCAGAGAGTTGGGCTGCCTTTTATAGTAGACCTGCATTGCCTGAGGCCCAGAGGCACCCTTTGGGgaagtaataattttctgacAAGCTCACGTCAAATGCGGACCATCCCGGCCAATGGGACGGGCTGTGTCCTggcttcctgcactgctgccttttcatttcctggct
This genomic window contains:
- the LOC135317317 gene encoding feather keratin Cos1-1/Cos1-3/Cos2-1-like, whose protein sequence is MQVYYKRQPNSLPSHPLLSPPSPWESDMSCYDQCQPCSPCGPTPLANSCNEPCVRQCQNSTVVIQPSPVVVTLPGPILSSFPQSTVVGSSTSAAVGSILSCDGVPINSGGFDLSCITNRYCGSRCRPC